The DNA sequence ATAAGCCAAACGGCCGCAGGGATAATCACATATTACAACAAAAGGAGAGGGTCCGAAGACCCCCTCCGTCATAGCAGGCCTCAACGGACACCAGACTAACGCTTCTCTATCACCTTGTCCACTATGCCATATGCGCAAGCTTCCTCGGCAGACATGAAGAAGTCACGATCCGTGTCCTTGGCAATCCTATCCATGGGCTGCCCGGTGTGCCTAGACAAAATCGAGTTGAGGATTTCCTTAACCCTCAATATCTCCCGGGCTTGGATCTCAATGTCCGACGCCTGCCCCTGGGCTCCGCCTAACGGCTGATGAATCATTATCCTGGAGTGCGGTAAGCAGATCCTCTTCCCCTTCTCGCCTGCCGCAAGGAGCACCGCCGCCATGCTGGCCGCCTGCCCGGTACAAATGGTAGAAACAGGACATTTAACATACTGCATGGTGTCATATATGGCCAAACCCGCAGTCACTACCCCACCGGGGCTGTTTATGTAGAGGTAGACATCCTTGTCCGGGTCCTCGCTTTCAAGGAACAACAACTGGGCCACCACAAGGTTCGCCAGGTGATCATCTATCTCCTGGCCTATGAATATTATCCTGTCCTTAAGCAGGCGGCTGTATATGTCGTAGGACCTTTCGCCCCTGCCAGTCTGCTCTATAACATAAGGGATCAGGTAAGACAAAGGGACACCTCCTCCCGGCCTTAATTCAACGCCTTAAACACACTCAAGCCATCAGGCCTGAGCTACTTCTTCTATCTTAACGTTGGATACCAACCAATCTAAGGTCTTTCTCTTCCTTATGGAACTGGCCATCTCATCGAGCCTGGATCGGTTAGATGCGAGGAAAGAACGGAACTTAGACTCTTCAATACCAACGCTGGCAGAGACCTTACTTATTTCCGCCTCCAGATCATCGGGGGTAACGTCGATGCCCTCCCTATCCGCCAACGCCCACAGCACAAGCTCCTTCTTTATGAGGTCCTTAGCCCTCTCCAGCATCTCCTCCTTGAGCTTATCCTCGTCGGCGCCGGACTCCTTGAGGTGCTCCTCCCACTCCTTGCCGGTCTGCCTCTTCACACGATCCTTTTCCTGGGACAGCATATGATCCCTTTCCTTAAGGGCCATTTCCTCCGGTATCTCCACATCACAAGCATTGCAAAGCTCCTGAAGCGCCGAGGCCCTCACCGCATCTTCGGAACGGGCGGCAAAGCTTCTCTCAATTCCCTCCCTGATGGCCTTCTTCAAGTCCTCAACGGTCTTGCATTCTCCCTGGGACACCCGCTCCGCCAGCTGATCGGTCAGCTCTGGTACGACCACCCTCATTATCCCCCGTATGGACATGGCATACCGTATGACCTTGCCAGCCACCTTCGGGTTGTTGTACCCCTCGTCAACCCTTATGTCCACGGACACCTCATCTCCAACGGACTTGCCCACCAGGGCGTCAACGATATCGGTCCTTATCGAAGGGTTGGAGAGCTCCACCTTGGTAATCTGGGAGTCCTCAAGCTTTTCTCCCACCTCGTCACCATCAAGCACCCAAGAACTGTACAGAACCTCTACCACGTCTTCGGAAGTTATAGGCCTCTCCTCAACCACTGGCTCATGGGTAGCGTTGGCCTCCAGAATACGGCGAACCTCCGCATCTACCATATCATCGGTCACGGAGAAGACCGGCTTCTTAACAGAAAGAGAGGCTATTTCGGGGAAGTTAACCTCCGGCCTCAGGGAAAAGGTGAACTCCATCTCCAATGGCTCTCCCTCTTCCACCTTGCCGAGCTTAACCTTGGGATCCTCCATGAGGGTAAGATCATACTCCTGGATGATATCCCCCATCACCTTGGGAAGGATTTGATCCACGGCCTCCTCATATATTGCCCCCTTACCCAAGAACAGCTCCAACGTCCTGCGGGGCACATGGCCCTTGCGGAATCCCTTGAGGTTTACCTTCTTCGAAAGATCCCTCACCGCAGCAGATACGGTCTTCGAGAAGGAATCGGCATC is a window from the Thermanaerothrix sp. genome containing:
- the clpP gene encoding ATP-dependent Clp endopeptidase proteolytic subunit ClpP, with the translated sequence MIPYVIEQTGRGERSYDIYSRLLKDRIIFIGQEIDDHLANLVVAQLLFLESEDPDKDVYLYINSPGGVVTAGLAIYDTMQYVKCPVSTICTGQAASMAAVLLAAGEKGKRICLPHSRIMIHQPLGGAQGQASDIEIQAREILRVKEILNSILSRHTGQPMDRIAKDTDRDFFMSAEEACAYGIVDKVIEKR
- the tig gene encoding trigger factor — protein: MKSEIISQEKNKLVIKAVVDADSFSKTVSAAVRDLSKKVNLKGFRKGHVPRRTLELFLGKGAIYEEAVDQILPKVMGDIIQEYDLTLMEDPKVKLGKVEEGEPLEMEFTFSLRPEVNFPEIASLSVKKPVFSVTDDMVDAEVRRILEANATHEPVVEERPITSEDVVEVLYSSWVLDGDEVGEKLEDSQITKVELSNPSIRTDIVDALVGKSVGDEVSVDIRVDEGYNNPKVAGKVIRYAMSIRGIMRVVVPELTDQLAERVSQGECKTVEDLKKAIREGIERSFAARSEDAVRASALQELCNACDVEIPEEMALKERDHMLSQEKDRVKRQTGKEWEEHLKESGADEDKLKEEMLERAKDLIKKELVLWALADREGIDVTPDDLEAEISKVSASVGIEESKFRSFLASNRSRLDEMASSIRKRKTLDWLVSNVKIEEVAQA